The DNA segment TGTTTCATCAAGAGGCTTACCGCAAGGTTTACTCGATTATTTGATAACTTGGGCAATTCGTATTATGCGACCATTCTTACATATCGGTAGTTGTTATCGAGACATTTATTTTGTTAAACGGACAATAATGGAGTAAAGAATTAGTAAAGACAGAACGCCCATTTATTAGTTGACAGGCTCATTAATACCGTAGCCGGCACCAGAAAGTAATTCGTTTCCTTAAATCCTTTAGGATTTCTCACTTGGAGCACAAAATGGAATTGCCAACCGTTGATATTGTGACGCTCAGTTATAGCGACGCAAAACATTTTCCAAAATATATTCAAGCACTTAGTGGTTTAGCCTATCCTTCGGATAAGCTTAAATTAATTATCGTGGATAATGGCTCAACGGATGGTGCTGTGCCCCTTCTCAAAGAACTATTACCCACCTTGCCATTTGCAGCAGAGTTAATTGAAAGCGGCGCAAACCTTGGGTTTGCGGGTGGTTGTAATCGGGGGGCTTTTCATGGGAACGGCGATTATATTTTATTCTTAAATCCGGATACTCAGGTTGATAGCGATATGGTGAGGATATTGGCGGAGCGTGCCTTGAGCGAACCGCGAGCCGGATTAGTCGAAGCTGCGCAATACCCCCATGAACTTTCCAAATGGTTTGATCCGATGACCCATTACACCGATTGGTGCTCAGGCGGTTCTGTTCTTGCCAAACGCGAGATTTTCACCTCAATTGGCGGATTCGATACGTTCTTTCATCCAATTTATTGTGAAGATGTCGACCTCAGTTGGCGAATGTGGCTTGCGGGATGGCGATGCGTTTATGAACCGCGCGCGCGGGTAAGGCACGATTCAGTTCTGCCTGATGGGCAACAAAAGCCTATTGAGTTGAGCCATTCCATCAAGTTTAGTTTTGCTATGCATTTTAAATATGATTCTTGGCAGGGACTGGCTGCGCATCTCATACGCGGATTGAGGTATTTGATTTCACCGCGCACCAATGAACTGACTCGGCGTGCCGTCGCCGACGGATTGATAATGGTCGCGCGCAAATTGCCTTATTTGATGGAGCACCGCCGCAAATCGCAACGGGCGCTGAAAAACTCACAGGAGCGCGAACGGTTTGTCTTCACCGAATGGTATTACGGACGCTGGCGAACAAACTGAAACTCGCTACCTTCTTTCTCTTTTCATTAACATCTCTTTAGTAATTTTAGTGTCTTATTCCATGTGAAATATTATGTGTGGTATTTGTGGAATTTGGGGAAAAGACGATCCGCATACAGTTCGCGCCATGGTAGATGCCATGTATCATCGCGGGCCGGATGACTTTGGCATCTACCATGACTCAGCCATCACGCTGGGGATGACCCGTTTAGCCATAATCGATACCGGTGCGAGCGGACATCAACCGATGAGCAATCACGACGAAACGGTTTGGATGGTTTATAACGGTGAAGTTTATAACTTCCAAAGCGAACGCGCGATATTGGAAGCGAAAGGTTATTCATTTCGTTCGCGTTCCGATACCGAGGTCGTGCTGCGGATGTATGAACATTATGGTGATGATTTTCTGTTACGGCTTCGCGGAATGTTTGCGCTGGCAATTTATGACAAGCGTCGCGGGCGCGGACTTGAACGCTTGCTGCTTGCCAGGGATCATTTCGGTATCAAACCACTGCTTGTTGCGCGCGCAGGCAATCAAGTCGTTTTTGCTTCGGAGATAAAAACGTTATTAGCCAGCGGTCTCGTACCGCCCGAAATTGATCCTGTGGCGCTCAGATTGCTGCTCACCTACGGTTCGGTTTACCAACCCCACACCATCTTGAAAGGCGTGAAAATGCTTTTGCCTGCTCATCGCATGATTATTGCGCGGGGCAGAGAGCGCATTGAACGCTACTGGTCATTGGATGCCAGTCGCAGACCCGAATTCCAGACCGCCTCTTACGATGAGTTAGTT comes from the Acidobacteriota bacterium genome and includes:
- a CDS encoding glycosyltransferase family 2 protein → MELPTVDIVTLSYSDAKHFPKYIQALSGLAYPSDKLKLIIVDNGSTDGAVPLLKELLPTLPFAAELIESGANLGFAGGCNRGAFHGNGDYILFLNPDTQVDSDMVRILAERALSEPRAGLVEAAQYPHELSKWFDPMTHYTDWCSGGSVLAKREIFTSIGGFDTFFHPIYCEDVDLSWRMWLAGWRCVYEPRARVRHDSVLPDGQQKPIELSHSIKFSFAMHFKYDSWQGLAAHLIRGLRYLISPRTNELTRRAVADGLIMVARKLPYLMEHRRKSQRALKNSQERERFVFTEWYYGRWRTN